Within the Mustela lutreola isolate mMusLut2 chromosome 2, mMusLut2.pri, whole genome shotgun sequence genome, the region tgacctgagccgaaggcaggggcttaacccactgagccacccaggcgcccagtatttGGCACTTTTATTTCCATGGAGAAGTTATAAAGATTAGGTCtgcacaaatttttatttttaaaataaatttttacgaTTTGTTCCCCTTTTTTGagtgggaaaaacaaaatattgaaagtaGATGTCTTTATACTATCAgatcatttttattctattttgtgttaaaatgacttaagaaaaaggaagataaaaaactTATGTGAGAAAAAAAACTTATGTGAGCATAACATAGcttggcctttctcttcccataGTGTACGCTGCCCTAAAAACTTCTCGGTAGATACTAGGCCTGAAATTAAGTGGCTTTGGAagtcatgctcttttttttttagtgtcagGCTTTAATGAATTAGATTTATCCTTTTCCTATTGAAAGAAAATGTTAGATCCCTTCATCTGGGTAGGTTTATCATTGATAGTAAAGCTATTTTGCATTATAGGATTGCTGAATACATTATAGTCTAAGGAGTCTTTTGCCTTGCTGCTTGTTACTGTTAACTTTCTTAATTTGTCAAAGTTAGGATTTAAGAAATTTCAGATGACTgatcgttttttaaaaatttcagatgaCTGACCCAGTCACGTTAAATGTAGGTGGACACTTGTATACAACGTCTCTCACCACATTGACGCGTTACCCGGATTCCATGCTTGGAGCTATGTTTGGGGGGGACTTCCCCACAGCTCGAGACCCTCAAGGCAATTACTTCATTGATCGAGATGGACCTCTTTTCCGTTATGTCCTCAACTTCTTAAGAACTTCAGAGTTGACCTTACCCCTGGATTTTAAGGAATTTGATCTGCTTCGGAAAGAAGCAGATTTTTATCAGATTGAGCCCTTGATTCAATGTCTCAATGACCCTAAGCCTCTGTATCCTATGGATACTTTTGAAGAAGTTGTGGAGTTATCTAGTACTCGGAAGCTTTCTAAGTACTCTAATCCAGTAGCTGTCATCATAACACAGTTAACCATCACCACCAAGGTCCATTCCTTACTAGAAGGTATCTCAAACTATTTCACGAAGTGGAATAAGCACATGATGGACACCAGAGATTGCCAGGTTTCCTTCACTTTTGGACCCTGTGATTATCACCAGGAAGTTTCTCTCAGGGTCCACCTGATGGAATACATTACAAAACAAGGTTTCACGATCCGCAACACCCGAGTGCATCACATGAGTGAGCGGGCCAACGAGAACACAGTGGAGCACAACTGGACTTTCTGTAGGCTGGCCCGGAAGACCGATGACTGATCTCAAAGCCTGGGAGGAGTTCCTGGAAACGGACTTTCCAGGACatggaagagacttttttttttttttttttttttgttaaatcacagtgtgggtgttttttgtttgtttgtttttcttttttgtttttttaaatatttgtatttatttgaaggcAGTGAGGACCAGAAGGAAGATTTGTGCTTTAGCAAACTCCTGTATGTTTTGTTCCCTTTACCTTGAGTATGCATGTGCCTGTTTGGAGCCTCCAG harbors:
- the KCTD6 gene encoding BTB/POZ domain-containing protein KCTD6 — translated: MDNGDWGYMMTDPVTLNVGGHLYTTSLTTLTRYPDSMLGAMFGGDFPTARDPQGNYFIDRDGPLFRYVLNFLRTSELTLPLDFKEFDLLRKEADFYQIEPLIQCLNDPKPLYPMDTFEEVVELSSTRKLSKYSNPVAVIITQLTITTKVHSLLEGISNYFTKWNKHMMDTRDCQVSFTFGPCDYHQEVSLRVHLMEYITKQGFTIRNTRVHHMSERANENTVEHNWTFCRLARKTDD